One region of Kazachstania africana CBS 2517 chromosome 3, complete genome genomic DNA includes:
- the SUA5 gene encoding threonylcarbamoyladenylate synthase (similar to Saccharomyces cerevisiae SUA5 (YGL169W); ancestral locus Anc_8.111) — protein sequence MIKRLHSISMNTLPELFNTRILKVKPESIHFTPESVIDGTLPTISHPQTEAFLLEAAKIIRDTDQTVAFPTETVYGLGGSALNDEAVKNIYKAKNRPSDNPLITHVSSINQLNRKIFNRDTKVHMQNIPEIYHPLIEKLWPGPLTILLPIPPSEKNSLSKLTTANQPTFAVRIPSNPVARALIALSDTPIAAPSANASTRPSPTLASHVYHDLNSRIPLILDGGACKVGVESTVVDGLVDPPMLLRPGGFTYEDIIKLGGPKWANCKVEHRKNVTANEKVRTPGMKYKHYSPSAKVLLMLPDEKKVNKLDSFGQIFQRELTKDSTERNEAPKKIAILTTRYLDALQPDLLKEFNNEIEYIVQSLGHRGEDIQANLFAALRKVDEIDKVDLIFVEGINEEDEGLAVMNRLEKAAAGNYILF from the coding sequence ATGATAAAAAGATTACACTCTATTTCGATGAACACTTTGCCAGAATTATTTAATACcagaattttgaaagttaAACCAGAAAGTATTCACTTCACGCCTGAATCTGTCATCGATGGAACTTTACCAACCATTTCACACCCTCAAACAGAAGCCTTCTTGTTGGAAGCCGCCAAGATTATAAGAGACACGGATCAGACTGTAGCTTTTCCTACAGAAACCGTATACGGTTTAGGTGGATCTGCACTCAATGATGAGGCtgttaaaaatatatataaggcGAAAAATAGGCCAAGTGATAACCCTCTTATTACTCATGTTTCATCGATAAATCAACTAAATAGGAAGATATTCAATCGAGATACTAAAGTCCACATGCAAAATATTCCCGAAATTTATCATCCTTTGATTGAAAAGTTATGGCCAGGGCCATTGACCATTCTCCTACCGATTCCTCCATCAGAAAAAAACAGTTTATCTAAACTAACAACGGCAAATCAGCCAACATTTGCCGTCCGCATTCCATCAAATCCGGTAGCAAGAGCATTGATTGCATTAAGTGATACACCAATTGCTGCGCCCTCTGCGAATGCATCGACTAGGCCTTCCCCTACTCTTGCCTCTCACGTATACCATGACTTAAATTCTAGAATTCCTTTAATTTTAGATGGGGGAGCTTGCAAAGTTGGTGTCGAAAGCACGGTTGTAGATGGGTTGGTCGACCCTCCAATGTTGTTACGTCCAGGAGGTTTTACCTATGAAGATATCATAAAGCTAGGTGGTCCAAAATGGGCCAATTGCAAAGTGGAACATAGAAAAAATGTCACAgctaatgaaaaagttaGAACTCCAGGGATGAAGTATAAGCACTATTCACCATCGGCAAAGGTTCTTCTCATGTTGCctgatgaaaagaaagtgaaTAAACTGGATTCCTTCGgccaaatatttcaacGAGAACTAACTAAAGATAGTACGGAAAGAAATGAGGCCCCGAAGAAAATAGCTATTCTAACAACCAGATATCTGGATGCACTTCAACCTgatcttttaaaagaattcaataatgaaattgagtACATTGTTCAATCGCTAGGCCACAGAGGAGAAGACATCCAAGCGAATCTCTTTGCAGCATTGAGAAAGGTTGATGAGATTGACAAAGttgatttaatttttgtgGAGGGCatcaatgaagaagacgaagGACTAGCTGTCATGAATAGATTAGAGAAAGCAGCTGCCGGTAATTACATTCTTTTTTAA
- the RPA135 gene encoding DNA-directed RNA polymerase I core subunit RPA135 (similar to Saccharomyces cerevisiae RPA135 (YPR010C); ancestral locus Anc_8.113), with protein MSKVTKLSAPKGARTAHFRTLERESRFINPPKDQSAFPLLKDAIEPHVGSFNALTEGSDGGLLNIAVKDIGEKVIFDGKPSNLEDEQELKNRYLGNKLSVSVEQVSIAKPMSNDGVTSAVERKVFPSESRQRLATYKGKLMLKLKWSVNDGEETYSEIRDCGGLPVMLQSNRCHLNKLSPHELVREREESDEMGGYFIINGIEKLIRMLIVQRRNHPMAIIRPSFVNRGASYSQYGIQIRSVRPDQTSQTNVLHYLNDGQVTFRFSWRKNEYLIPVVMILKALYDISDREIFDGIVGSDTANSFLTDRLELLLRGFKKRYPTLQNRTQILQYLGDKFRFVFQASPDKSDYEVGQEVINRIVLVHLGQNNNQDKLRMLLFMIRKLYSLVAGECAPDNPDATQHQEVLLGGFLYGMIIKEKIDEYLQGIMAQVRTDVNRGMAINFKDRKYMSRVLMRVNENIGSKLQYFLSTGNLVSQSGLDLQQVSGYVVVAEKINFHRFISHFRMVHRGSFFAQLKTTAVRKLLPESWGFLCPVHTPDGSPCGLLNHFAHKCRISTKQSDVSQVAPLLYSLGVAPASHTFAAGPSLCCVQLDGKIIGCVSHEQGKIIADTLRFLKVEGKTPGLPLDLEIGYVPPSTKGQYPGLYLFAGHSRMMRPVRYLPLDKEDIVGPFEQVYMNIAVTPQEIENNIHSHVEFTPTNILSILANLTPFSDFNQSPRNMYQCQMGKQTMGTPGVALCHRSDNKLYRLQSGQTPIVKANLYDEYGMDNFPNGTNAVVAVISYTGYDMDDAMIINKSADERGFAYGTMYKVEKVDLALNRNRGDPITQHFGFGNDEWPKEWLDKLDDDGLPYIGTYVEEGDPICAYFDDTLNKTKTKTYHSSEPAYIEEVNLIGDDSNKFQELQTVSIKYRIRRTPQIGDKFSSRHGQKGVCSRKWPTIDMPFSETGIQPDVIINPHAFPSRMTIGMFVESLAGKAGSLHGIAQDATPWIFDENDTPADYFGDQLIKAGYNYHGNEPMYSGATGEELRADIYVGVVYYQRLRHMVNDKFQVRSTGPVNSLTMQPVKGRKRHGGIRVGEMERDALIGHGTSFILQDRLLNSSDYTQTSICRECGSILTTQQSVPRIGASSQVFCRRCAATFEEAKQLIASYEGEDSIFIDDSQIWEDGQGNKFVGGNNTTTVAIPFVLKYLDSELTAMGIRLRYNVEPK; from the coding sequence ATGAGCAAAGTTACGAAGCTATCGGCTCCAAAAGGCGCAAGAACAGCTCACTTCCGTACATTAGAGAGAGAATCTCGTTTCATTAATCCTCCAAAGGATCAAAGTGCATTTCccttattgaaagatgcTATCGAACCTCATGTCGGATCTTTCAACGCTCTTACAGAAGGTTCTGATGGAGGCCTCTTGAATATTGCTGTCAAAGATATTGGCGAAAAAGTTATCTTTGATGGTAAACcttcaaatttagaagatgAACAAGAGTTGAAAAACAGATACTTAGGTAACAAACTATCTGTCAGCGTGGAGCAAGTCTCCATTGCTAAGCCTATGTCTAATGATGGTGTCACATCCGCAGtagaaagaaaagtatTCCCAAGTGAATCAAGACAAAGATTAGCAACCTATAAAGGTAAATTGATGTTGAAATTAAAATGGTCTGTTAATGATGGTGAAGAAACCTACTCTGAAATTAGAGATTGTGGTGGATTACCAGTTATGTTACAAAGTAACAGATgtcatttgaataaattatcaCCACACGAATTGGTTCgtgaaagagaagaatcAGATGAAATGGGTGGTTACTTTATCATTAACGGTATCGAGAAATTGATCAGAATGTTAATTGTTCAACGTAGAAACCACCCAATGGCTATCATCAGACCTTCTTTTGTTAATAGAGGTGCATCATACTCCCAGTATGGTATTCAAATAAGATCTGTTAGACCAGACCAAACATCCCAAACTAACGTTTTGcattatttaaatgatgGTCAAGTCACTTTCAGATTTTCTTGgagaaaaaatgaatatttgattcCCGTCGTCATGATCTTGAAAGCCTTATATGATATATCTGatagagaaatttttgatggtATTGTCGGCTCTGATACCGCTAACTCTTTCTTAACTGATCGTTTGGAATTATTACTACGTGGTTTCAAGAAGAGATACCCaactttacaaaatagAACCCAAATTTTACAATACCTTGGTGATAAGTTCCGTTTTGTTTTCCAAGCTTCTCCTGACAAATCGGATTACGAAGTTGGTCAAGAAGTTATAAACCGTATTGTCTTGGTTCATTTGGGTCAAAATAACAATCAAGATAAGCTAAGAATGTTATTATTCATGATCAGAAAATTGTATTCTTTAGTCGCTGGTGAGTGTGCACCAGATAATCCAGATGCGACCCAACATCAAGAAGTTCTATTAGGTGGTTTCTTATATGGTATGattattaaagaaaagatcGATGAATATTTACAAGGTATTATGGCCCAAGTCAGAACAGATGTCAATCGTGGTATGGCTATTAACTTCAAAGATCGTAAGTATATGTCTAGAGTTTTAATGAGAGTAAACGAAAACATCGGTTCCAAATTGCAATACTTTTTATCTACCGGTAATTTAGTCTCTCAATCTGGTCTAGATTTACAACAAGTGTCTGGTTATGTCGTGGTAGCcgaaaaaattaattttcaTCGTTTCATTTCACATTTTAGAATGGTTCATAGAGGTTCTTTCTTTGCTCAATTAAAGACCACAGCCGTCAGAAAATTATTACCTGAATCATGGGGTTTCTTATGTCCAGTACATACACCGGATGGTTCTCCTTGTGGTTTGTTAAACCATTTTGCCCACAAGTGTCGTATCTCTACCAAACAATCCGATGTGTCACAGGTCGCACCCTTATTATACTCATTAGGCGTTGCTCCGGCATCTCATACTTTTGCTGCTGGTCCATCTTTATGTTGTGTCCAATTGGACGGTAAGATCATCGGTTGTGTCTCTCATGAACAAGGTAAGATTATTGCTGATACTTTAAGATTCCTCAAAGTTGAAGGTAAAACGCCTGGATTACCTCTAGATCTAGAAATTGGTTACGTACCACCATCTACCAAGGGACAATACCCAGGTCTATATTTATTTGCCGGACACTCAAGAATGATGCGTCCTGTTCGCTACTTACCTTTAGACAAAGAGGATATTGTTGGTCCTTTCGAGCAAGTTTACATGAATATTGCAGTCACTcctcaagaaattgaaaataatattcattcTCATGTTGAATTTACACCAACAAACATTTTATCTATTTTAGCCAACTTAACGCCATTCTCTGATTTCAATCAATCTCCAAGAAATATGTATCAATGTCAAATGGGTAAACAAACTATGGGTACCCCTGGTGTTGCATTATGTCATCGTTCAGATAACAAGTTATATAGACTGCAATCTGGTCAGACTCCTATTGTCAAGGCTAACCTATACGATGAATACGGTATGGACAATTTCCCAAATGGTACAAATGCAGTCGTTGCGGTTATTTCTTACACCGGTTATGATATGGACGATGCGATGATTATTAACAAGTCCGCAGACGAAAGGGGTTTCGCTTACGGTACAATGTATAAGGTGGAAAAGGTCGATCTTGCACTAAACAGAAACCGCGGTGATCCAATTACTCAGCACTTCGGTTTTGGTAATGATGAATGGCCAAAGGAATGGTTAGACAAGttagatgatgatggttTACCATATATTGGTACTTACGTTGAAGAAGGTGATCCAATTTGTGCATACTTCGATGATACCTTAAATAAGACAAAGACCAAGACGTATCACTCATCTGAACCAGCTTACATCGAAGAAGTTAACTTGATCGGAGATGATTCTAATAAATTCCAGGAGTTACAAACTGTTAGTATCAAATATCGTATCAGGAGAACTCCTCAAATTGGTGACAAGTTTTCTTCCAGACATGGTCAAAAGGGTGTTTGTTCCAGAAAATGGCCAACCATTGATATGCCATTTAGTGAGACTGGTATTCAACCAGATGTCATCATTAATCCTCACGCTTTCCCATCTCGTATGACTATTGGTATGTTTGTTGAATCTTTGGCTGGTAAGGCAGGTTCCCTACATGGTATTGCACAGGACGCTACACCATGGATATtcgatgaaaatgacacGCCTGCGGATTATTTCGGTGATCAACTGATAAAGGCAGGTTATAATTACCACGGTAACGAGCCAATGTATTCGGGCGCTACTGGTGAAGAACTAAGAGCCGATATCTATGTTGGTGTAGTTTACTATCAAAGATTGCGTCATATGGTTAACGATAAGTTCCAAGTTCGTTCAACTGGTCCTGTTAATAGTTTAACAATGCAACCAGTTAAAGGTAGAAAGAGACATGGTGGTATTCGTGTCGGTGAAATGGAAAGAGATGCTTTGATTGGTCACGGTACCTCATTTATATTACAAGACCGTTTATTGAACTCCTCAGATTATACACAGACATCTATCTGTCGTGAGTGTGGCTCCATATTGACCACTCAGCAAAGTGTTCCAAGAATTGGTGCTTCTTCACAAGTATTCTGCCGTCGCTGTGCCGCTACATTTGAAGAGGCCAAGCAACTGATTGCATCTTATGAGGGCGAAGACAGTATTTTCATTGACGATTCACAAATCTGGGAAGACGGTCAAGGTAACAAATTTGTGGGTGGTAATAACACTACGACGGTTGCAATCCCATTTGTATTGAAATATCTAGATTCTGAATTAACAGCAATGGGTATTAGATTACGCTATAACGTGGAACCAAAATAA